From the Clostridiales bacterium FE2011 genome, one window contains:
- a CDS encoding DNA-directed RNA polymerase subunit beta → MVHEVHMGKLRERMSFSRIDEVLEMPNLIEVQKNSYQRFLDTDLREVLADVSPITDYNGNLVLEFVDYSLDEPKNSIARCRERDITYAAPLKVFVRLKNKETGEIKESDVFMGDFPLMTDHGTFIINGAERVIVSQLVRSPGVYFDVAYDKAGKKLYSSQIIPNRGAWLEYETDSNDVLWVRIDRARKLPITVILRALGYGTDAEIIDIMGEDERLMATIQKGDNAKTREEGLIEIYKRQKPGEPASLESATNLFNSLFFDPKRYDLMRVGRYKYNKKLSIATRIHNHVAAEDIINPQTGEVMVKKGDTIALDVAREIQNAGVNTVMLDCEGQIRKVVGNNFVDAAAYLPFDPKDAGILEMVHLPTLQQIISSVEPDQLFDAVKENVAALVPKHIIPDDVVSSINYMLGLPYGIGSTDDIDHLGNRRLRSVGELLQNQIRIGLSRLERVVRERMSIQDSTDIKPGDLINIRPVSAAIKEFFGSSQLSQFMDQPNPLAELTHKRRLSALGPGGLNRDRASFEVRDVHYSHYARICPIETPEGPNIGLIGSLATYARINEYGFIEAPYRRVDKVNGRVLDEIDYMTADEEDLYKVATANEPLNPDGTFVQDRITVRDKAEIVEVPVSQVDFMDVSPRQVVSVATAMVPFLENDDATRALMGSNMQRQAVPLLVPEAPLVATGMEYRAAHDSGVVILAKEDGVVEKVDADQIIIRDNFGERHTYTLTKFARSNQSTCINQHPVVSAGQKIEKGDLLADGPSTEKGEIGLGRNALIGFMTWEGYNYEDAVLLSEKLVKEDIYTSIHIEEFESEARETKLGPEEITRDIPNISDDAVKDLDEGGIVRIGAEVHAGDILVGKVTPKGETELTAEERLLRAIFGEKAREVRDTSLRVPHGEGGIVVDVKVFTRENKDELSPGVNEMVRIYIAQKRKISVGDKMAGRHGNKGVVSRILREEDMPFLPDGTPLQIVLNPLGVPSRMNLGQVLEVHLGLACRALGWHIATPVFDGATYEEILEHLKLAEEKMSAPEDENDPHVNEYHFHNGKPLRLALDEEGKALFHQGKIRVRDGRTGDYFENPVTVGIMYFLKLHHLVDDKMHARSTGPYSLVTQQPLGGKAQFGGQRFGEMEVWALEAYGAANTLQEILTVKSDDTVGRVKTYEAIIKGQNIPNPGVPESFKVLLKEMQALSLDIRVLDAARNEIEIPELDPEDMPQADAMRASVTARPEGEGEAAAEENEEVEAAAEEAFSMSEDDLSFGTEDEAEDNEDEFSVGEASTEDLEDFSVEDLSDLDLDDDI, encoded by the coding sequence ATGGTACACGAGGTCCACATGGGGAAGCTCCGCGAACGTATGAGCTTCTCACGCATTGATGAAGTTCTCGAAATGCCCAACCTGATTGAGGTACAGAAGAACTCCTATCAGCGCTTTCTCGATACCGATCTGCGCGAAGTTCTGGCCGATGTTTCTCCCATTACTGACTACAATGGGAATCTTGTGCTGGAATTCGTGGACTATTCTCTGGACGAGCCGAAAAATTCCATTGCACGCTGCCGTGAGCGCGACATCACTTACGCGGCGCCGCTGAAGGTGTTTGTTCGCCTGAAGAATAAGGAGACCGGTGAAATCAAGGAATCCGACGTTTTTATGGGCGACTTTCCCCTCATGACCGACCATGGCACTTTCATCATTAACGGTGCCGAGCGCGTGATCGTCAGCCAGCTGGTCCGCTCTCCCGGCGTCTATTTTGACGTCGCTTACGATAAAGCTGGCAAAAAGCTCTATTCTTCCCAGATCATCCCGAACCGCGGTGCCTGGCTCGAATATGAGACGGACTCCAACGATGTGCTGTGGGTCCGTATTGACCGTGCCCGCAAACTGCCCATCACCGTGATTCTGCGCGCCCTGGGCTACGGCACAGACGCCGAAATCATTGATATCATGGGTGAGGACGAGCGCCTCATGGCTACCATCCAGAAGGGTGACAACGCCAAGACGAGAGAAGAAGGCCTCATTGAGATTTACAAGCGCCAGAAGCCCGGCGAACCCGCCAGCCTCGAAAGCGCCACCAATCTCTTCAATTCCCTCTTCTTTGATCCCAAGCGTTATGACCTGATGAGGGTTGGCCGCTATAAGTACAATAAGAAGCTTTCCATCGCCACCCGTATCCATAACCATGTGGCGGCGGAAGATATCATCAATCCCCAGACCGGAGAGGTCATGGTCAAGAAGGGCGACACCATCGCCCTGGATGTGGCCCGTGAAATCCAGAACGCCGGTGTGAACACCGTCATGCTGGACTGCGAAGGCCAGATCCGCAAGGTCGTCGGCAACAACTTTGTTGACGCCGCTGCTTACCTGCCCTTCGATCCGAAGGATGCCGGCATCCTCGAGATGGTTCACCTGCCCACCCTGCAGCAGATCATCTCCTCTGTTGAGCCGGATCAGCTCTTCGACGCTGTGAAGGAAAACGTCGCCGCCCTCGTGCCGAAGCACATCATTCCGGATGACGTCGTCTCCTCCATCAACTATATGCTGGGCCTGCCCTACGGCATCGGTTCCACGGATGACATCGACCATCTGGGCAACCGCCGCCTGCGCAGCGTCGGCGAACTGCTGCAGAACCAGATCCGCATCGGCCTGAGCCGTCTGGAACGCGTGGTGCGTGAGCGTATGTCCATTCAGGACTCCACCGACATCAAGCCCGGTGACCTGATCAACATCCGTCCCGTCAGTGCCGCGATCAAAGAGTTCTTCGGTTCTTCCCAGCTGTCCCAGTTCATGGACCAGCCCAACCCCCTGGCTGAGCTGACCCACAAGCGCCGTCTGAGCGCCCTGGGCCCCGGCGGTCTGAACCGTGACCGTGCCTCTTTCGAGGTTCGCGACGTGCACTACAGCCATTACGCCCGTATCTGCCCGATCGAGACTCCTGAAGGTCCCAACATCGGTCTGATCGGTTCTCTGGCCACCTATGCCCGCATCAACGAGTACGGCTTCATCGAAGCTCCCTACCGTCGTGTGGACAAGGTAAACGGCCGCGTGCTGGATGAAATAGACTACATGACCGCTGACGAGGAAGACCTGTACAAGGTCGCCACCGCCAACGAGCCCCTGAATCCCGACGGAACCTTCGTTCAGGACCGCATCACGGTTCGTGACAAGGCTGAAATCGTTGAAGTGCCTGTTTCCCAGGTGGACTTCATGGACGTCAGCCCCCGTCAGGTTGTTTCCGTCGCCACCGCCATGGTTCCCTTCCTGGAAAACGACGACGCTACCCGTGCTCTGATGGGTTCCAACATGCAGCGTCAGGCTGTGCCGCTGCTGGTTCCCGAAGCACCCCTCGTCGCCACCGGTATGGAATACCGCGCCGCCCATGACTCCGGCGTTGTAATCCTGGCCAAGGAAGACGGCGTGGTGGAAAAGGTGGATGCCGACCAGATTATCATCCGTGATAACTTCGGCGAGCGTCACACCTACACCCTCACCAAGTTTGCCCGTTCCAACCAGTCCACCTGCATCAACCAGCATCCCGTGGTTTCCGCGGGCCAGAAGATCGAAAAAGGCGACCTGCTGGCTGACGGTCCTTCCACTGAAAAGGGAGAAATCGGTCTGGGCCGTAACGCCCTGATCGGCTTCATGACCTGGGAAGGCTACAACTACGAGGACGCTGTCCTGCTGAGTGAAAAGCTGGTCAAGGAAGATATTTACACCTCCATCCATATCGAAGAGTTCGAATCCGAAGCCCGCGAAACCAAGCTCGGACCGGAAGAGATCACCCGGGATATCCCGAACATCTCTGACGACGCGGTCAAGGATCTGGATGAAGGCGGTATCGTCCGCATCGGTGCCGAAGTGCACGCCGGCGATATCCTGGTCGGTAAGGTTACCCCCAAGGGTGAAACCGAGCTGACCGCCGAAGAGCGCCTGCTGCGCGCCATCTTCGGTGAAAAAGCCCGTGAAGTCCGGGATACCTCCCTGCGCGTTCCCCACGGCGAAGGCGGCATTGTTGTTGATGTCAAGGTCTTCACCCGTGAGAACAAGGATGAGCTCTCCCCCGGCGTCAACGAAATGGTCCGCATCTACATCGCCCAGAAGCGTAAGATTTCCGTCGGCGATAAGATGGCAGGCCGTCACGGTAACAAGGGTGTTGTTTCCCGCATCCTGCGTGAAGAGGATATGCCCTTCCTGCCCGACGGTACTCCCCTGCAGATCGTTCTGAACCCCCTGGGCGTTCCTTCCCGTATGAACCTGGGTCAGGTTCTGGAAGTACACCTGGGCCTGGCCTGCCGCGCACTGGGCTGGCACATTGCCACCCCCGTCTTCGACGGCGCCACCTACGAGGAGATTCTTGAGCATCTGAAGCTGGCTGAAGAGAAGATGTCCGCTCCGGAAGACGAGAACGATCCTCACGTAAACGAATATCATTTCCACAACGGCAAGCCCCTGCGTCTGGCTCTGGATGAAGAAGGCAAGGCCCTCTTCCACCAGGGTAAGATCCGCGTCCGCGACGGCCGTACCGGCGACTACTTCGAGAACCCCGTTACCGTCGGTATCATGTACTTCCTGAAGCTGCACCATCTGGTCGACGACAAGATGCATGCCCGTTCCACCGGTCCCTACAGCCTTGTTACCCAGCAGCCTCTGGGTGGTAAAGCCCAGTTCGGCGGACAGCGCTTCGGTGAAATGGAAGTCTGGGCTCTGGAAGCTTACGGTGCTGCCAACACGCTGCAGGAAATCCTGACCGTGAAGTCCGACGATACCGTCGGCCGCGTCAAGACCTACGAAGCGATCATCAAGGGCCAGAACATCCCGAACCCGGGTGTGCCTGAGAGCTTCAAGGTTCTTCTGAAGGAAATGCAGGCCCTGAGCCTGGATATCCGCGTGCTGGATGCCGCCCGGAACGAAATCGAAATTCCCGAACTCGATCCCGAAGATATGCCGCAGGCTGACGCTATGCGCGCTTCCGTCACCGCAAGGCCGGAAGGCGAAGGCGAAGCTGCTGCCGAAGAGAACGAGGAAGTGGAAGCCGCTGCTGAAGAAGCCTTCAGCATGTCCGAGGACGACCTGTCCTTCGGTACTGAAGACGAAGCCGAAGACAACGAAGATGAATTCTCCGTTGGCGAAGCCAGCACGGAAGACCTTGAAGACTTCAGCGTAGAAGACCTGTCGGATCTTGACCTTGACGATGATATTTAA
- a CDS encoding MBL fold metallo-hydrolase, which translates to MNRKLFFRTAALLTAVLILMTGAGIGEGVLLIPPTPEAPEGIFMGRPTPAPTPEPPDVVVNNARTPRDIPDFHFPKDAKLFEIWFPNIRDADEAILMYDGQVWMIDCGDERAATRGVPLLKQLGIEKIEILFNSHLHHDHINGLAITDDTAKVGEVRICFPPDLTESGLKLIQTAEERNIPIKEYKDGDSFSMGDGAVKLLFLKNDESYLDMNNQSAQTLITYGERSILFMADMEMPGQKAMIDRIGGDLLKCDVVKYPHHAKHDMYTPFYEAMDAKLAIVTSVEGRGDAGQLAIDYRGLPAVYTASSSSFTHLVTDGHYWLCEKAAIK; encoded by the coding sequence TTGAACAGAAAACTGTTTTTCAGAACGGCTGCACTGCTTACGGCCGTTCTGATTTTAATGACGGGGGCGGGTATCGGAGAAGGCGTATTGCTGATACCGCCCACACCGGAAGCGCCGGAAGGCATCTTCATGGGGAGACCCACACCGGCTCCGACGCCGGAACCGCCGGACGTGGTGGTGAACAATGCCCGTACGCCCCGGGATATTCCGGACTTTCATTTTCCGAAGGACGCTAAACTCTTTGAAATCTGGTTCCCGAACATCCGGGATGCGGATGAAGCCATCCTGATGTACGACGGTCAGGTGTGGATGATTGACTGCGGGGATGAACGGGCGGCCACCCGGGGAGTACCGCTGCTGAAGCAGTTGGGCATCGAAAAGATAGAGATCCTGTTCAACAGCCATCTGCATCATGACCATATCAACGGCCTGGCTATAACCGACGATACGGCCAAGGTGGGAGAGGTGAGAATCTGCTTCCCGCCGGACCTGACGGAAAGCGGCCTGAAGCTGATCCAGACTGCTGAAGAACGGAATATTCCCATCAAGGAGTATAAGGACGGCGATTCATTCTCCATGGGAGACGGAGCTGTGAAACTCCTGTTTCTCAAGAATGACGAAAGCTACCTGGACATGAACAATCAGAGTGCCCAGACGCTGATTACCTACGGAGAAAGAAGCATTCTGTTCATGGCGGACATGGAAATGCCGGGGCAGAAGGCGATGATCGATCGCATCGGAGGGGATCTCCTGAAGTGCGATGTCGTCAAGTATCCCCATCACGCCAAGCATGACATGTATACCCCTTTCTATGAGGCAATGGACGCCAAGCTTGCCATTGTGACTTCTGTGGAAGGCAGGGGAGACGCAGGACAGCTGGCGATCGACTACAGGGGACTGCCGGCCGTCTATACGGCTTCCAGTTCCTCCTTTACCCACCTGGTGACAGACGGACACTACTGGCTGTGCGAAAAAGCTGCCATAAAATAA
- a CDS encoding ribosomal L7Ae/L30e/S12e/Gadd45 family protein: MLKAAGSRKVVGTKQVLRALKAGTVSKVYVCSDADTFIYQQVVRAAEEAGIPCVRAASMKELGMICGVDVPTAAAGLLKA, translated from the coding sequence ATGCTGAAAGCGGCCGGCAGCCGGAAGGTGGTCGGAACGAAACAGGTGCTCCGTGCGCTGAAGGCCGGAACCGTATCAAAAGTATATGTCTGCAGCGACGCTGACACCTTCATCTACCAGCAGGTAGTCAGGGCGGCTGAGGAAGCCGGAATCCCCTGCGTGAGGGCAGCGTCCATGAAAGAGCTTGGGATGATCTGCGGAGTGGACGTACCCACCGCTGCCGCCGGATTGCTCAAGGCGTAA
- a CDS encoding 30S ribosomal protein S12, which produces MPTINQLVRKGRERVTKKPTAPILQGCPQKRGVCLSVKTQTPKKPNSALRKIARIRLTNSIEGTCYIPGIGHNLQEHSVVLIRGGRVRDLPGVRYHIIRGALDTAGVAKRMQARSLYGAKRPKK; this is translated from the coding sequence ATGCCCACAATTAATCAGCTTGTCCGTAAGGGCCGTGAGCGGGTGACCAAGAAGCCCACCGCTCCTATTCTGCAGGGATGTCCCCAGAAGCGCGGTGTGTGCCTGAGTGTTAAGACTCAGACTCCCAAGAAGCCTAACTCTGCTCTGCGGAAAATCGCGAGAATCCGCCTGACGAACTCCATCGAAGGTACCTGCTACATCCCCGGTATCGGTCACAACCTGCAGGAGCATAGCGTTGTGCTGATCCGTGGCGGCCGTGTGCGGGATCTGCCCGGCGTTCGTTATCACATCATCCGCGGTGCTCTGGATACCGCCGGTGTTGCCAAGCGGATGCAGGCTCGTTCCCTGTACGGCGCGAAGCGCCCGAAGAAGTAA
- the rpsG gene encoding 30S ribosomal protein S7, whose product MPRRGFVPKREVLPDPVYGTTVVTKLINQIMLDGKRGVAQNVCYEAFEAVAEKTGKAATDVFQEALNNVAPQLEVKARRVGGATYQVPIEIRPERRQTLALRWIVDFARKRGEKTMAERLAAELLDASNNTGAAVKRKEEMHRMAEANKAFAHYRW is encoded by the coding sequence ATGCCCCGTCGCGGTTTTGTACCGAAGCGTGAAGTGCTGCCGGATCCCGTTTACGGAACCACGGTAGTTACGAAACTGATCAACCAGATTATGCTTGACGGAAAGCGCGGAGTTGCGCAGAACGTCTGCTATGAGGCTTTTGAAGCCGTTGCCGAGAAGACCGGCAAGGCTGCGACCGACGTTTTCCAGGAAGCCCTGAACAACGTTGCTCCGCAGCTGGAAGTTAAAGCCCGCCGTGTAGGCGGCGCCACCTATCAGGTGCCTATTGAGATCCGTCCCGAGCGTCGTCAGACCCTGGCCCTGCGCTGGATCGTCGACTTTGCCCGGAAACGCGGTGAGAAGACCATGGCCGAACGCCTGGCTGCCGAACTGCTGGACGCCTCCAACAACACAGGCGCTGCGGTGAAACGTAAAGAAGAAATGCACCGTATGGCAGAGGCCAACAAGGCATTCGCTCATTACCGCTGGTAA
- the fusA gene encoding elongation factor G — protein MPRSHPLERVRNIGIMAHIDAGKTTTTERILFYTGKNHRIGETHEGTATMDWMAQEQERGITITSAATTCFWHDPHDPKNANKQYRINIIDTPGHVDFTVEVERSLRVLDGAVSVFCAKGGVEPQSETVWKQAETYRVPRMAYVNKMDITGADFFRVVDMMKDRLGANAVPIQLPIGKENTFRGIIDLVRMRAEIYYDDLGQDVRDEEIPADMKEIAEEYRANLLEKVAETDDALMEKFLEGEELTEEEIRGAIRKCTIACTMNPVLCGTSYRNKGVQPLLDAVVEYMPSPLDIPAIEGTDPDDPEKKMERHPSDDEPFAALAFKIMVDPFVGKLAFFRVYSGKLESGNYVMNSTKQKRERISRIMLMHANHREEVDTIYTGEIAGAVGLKDTTTGDTLCDENHQIILESMVFPDPVIEVAIEPKTKAGQEKMTYALQRLAEEDPTFKTYTNQETGQTIIAGMGELHLEIIVDRLLREFKVEATVGKPQVTYKETIRKPAKAEGRYVRQTGGHGQYGHCWIEIEPQEPGKGYEFESRIVGGVIPKEFISPIDAGIQEAAKSGAIAGYEVVNFKAAVTDGSYHDVDSSEMAYKIAASMAFKEAVKKADPCLMEPMMKVEIIVPDQYLGDVMGNVSSRRGRVEGTEVRGQDQIIHAFVPLSEMFGYTTDLRSRTQGRGMFTMQFDHYEEVPKSVAEKIIGRKSAD, from the coding sequence ATGCCCAGAAGCCATCCACTTGAAAGAGTCCGGAACATCGGTATTATGGCTCATATCGATGCCGGAAAAACAACCACTACCGAGCGGATCCTGTTCTACACAGGTAAAAATCACCGCATCGGTGAAACGCATGAAGGTACGGCCACCATGGACTGGATGGCTCAGGAACAGGAACGCGGCATCACGATCACGTCTGCTGCCACCACCTGCTTCTGGCACGATCCCCATGACCCGAAAAATGCGAACAAACAGTATCGGATCAACATTATTGACACTCCCGGCCACGTGGACTTCACCGTTGAGGTGGAACGCAGCCTGCGCGTACTGGACGGCGCTGTAAGCGTCTTCTGCGCCAAGGGCGGTGTTGAACCCCAGAGTGAAACTGTCTGGAAGCAGGCGGAAACCTACAGGGTTCCCCGTATGGCCTATGTCAATAAGATGGACATCACCGGCGCGGATTTCTTCCGCGTGGTGGACATGATGAAGGACCGCCTCGGCGCCAACGCCGTTCCGATCCAGCTGCCCATCGGCAAGGAAAACACCTTCCGCGGCATCATTGACCTGGTGCGTATGCGCGCTGAGATCTACTATGACGACCTCGGACAGGATGTGCGTGACGAGGAGATCCCCGCCGACATGAAGGAGATCGCCGAAGAGTACCGCGCGAACCTGCTGGAGAAGGTTGCTGAGACCGACGACGCCCTGATGGAGAAATTCCTGGAAGGCGAAGAGCTGACCGAGGAAGAGATCCGCGGCGCCATCCGCAAGTGCACCATCGCCTGCACCATGAACCCTGTTCTGTGCGGTACCAGCTACCGGAACAAGGGCGTGCAGCCGTTGCTGGACGCGGTGGTCGAGTATATGCCCAGCCCGCTGGACATTCCCGCGATCGAAGGCACCGACCCCGATGATCCTGAGAAGAAGATGGAACGTCATCCTTCCGATGACGAGCCCTTCGCAGCTCTGGCGTTCAAAATCATGGTCGATCCATTCGTCGGTAAACTGGCTTTCTTCCGCGTTTACAGCGGCAAGCTGGAATCCGGCAACTACGTGATGAACTCTACCAAGCAGAAGCGGGAGCGCATCAGCCGTATCATGCTGATGCACGCCAATCACCGTGAAGAGGTTGATACCATCTACACCGGTGAAATCGCCGGCGCTGTGGGTCTGAAGGACACCACCACGGGCGACACCCTCTGCGATGAGAATCATCAGATCATCCTGGAAAGCATGGTCTTCCCGGATCCCGTTATCGAAGTAGCCATCGAGCCCAAGACCAAGGCCGGTCAGGAAAAGATGACCTACGCCCTTCAGCGTCTGGCTGAAGAGGATCCCACCTTCAAGACCTACACCAACCAGGAAACCGGTCAGACCATCATCGCCGGCATGGGCGAACTCCACCTGGAAATCATCGTGGACCGTCTGCTGCGCGAGTTCAAGGTTGAAGCAACCGTGGGTAAGCCCCAGGTTACTTACAAGGAAACCATCCGCAAGCCCGCCAAGGCCGAAGGACGTTACGTCCGTCAGACCGGCGGTCACGGCCAGTACGGCCACTGCTGGATCGAGATCGAGCCTCAGGAGCCCGGCAAGGGTTACGAGTTCGAAAGCCGGATCGTCGGCGGCGTGATTCCGAAGGAATTCATCAGCCCCATCGACGCCGGTATCCAGGAAGCAGCCAAGAGCGGCGCTATCGCCGGCTACGAAGTGGTCAACTTCAAGGCTGCCGTTACGGACGGTTCCTATCACGATGTGGACTCCTCCGAAATGGCATACAAGATCGCTGCCAGCATGGCTTTCAAAGAAGCCGTCAAGAAGGCCGATCCCTGCCTGATGGAGCCCATGATGAAAGTGGAGATCATCGTTCCCGACCAGTACCTGGGCGACGTGATGGGCAATGTGTCCAGCCGCCGCGGCCGGGTGGAAGGCACGGAAGTGCGCGGCCAGGATCAGATCATCCATGCGTTTGTTCCGCTGAGCGAGATGTTCGGCTACACCACAGACCTTCGTTCCCGTACCCAGGGCCGCGGCATGTTCACCATGCAGTTTGACCACTACGAGGAAGTGCCGAAGTCTGTTGCTGAAAAGATCATCGGCCGCAAGAGCGCGGACTGA
- the tuf gene encoding elongation factor Tu: MAKGRYERTKPHVNIGTIGHVDHGKTTLTAAITMTLAIKGEAQAMRYDEIDKAPEEKARGITINTAHVEYETAKRHYAHVDCPGHADYVKNMITGAAQMDGAILVVSAPDGPMPQTREHILLARQVGVPYIVVFMNKTDMMDDEELLELVEMEIRELLSSYDFPGDEIPIIKGSALKVLEYLQAGGTDVDNAPECKCIWELMDAVDSYIPEPERATDQPFLMPVEDVFSISGRGTVATGRVERGTVKVSDPVEIVGLMDKPRNTVVTGVEMFHKLLDQAEAGDNIGALLRGIQRNEVERGQVLAKPGSIHPHTHCIGQVYVLTKEEGGRHTPFFNGYRPQFYFRTTDVTGNIKLPDGVEMVMPGDNIDMEITLITPIAMEQGLRFAIREGGRTVGSGVVAKVIE; encoded by the coding sequence ATGGCTAAGGGACGTTATGAACGGACAAAGCCCCATGTAAACATCGGTACCATCGGTCACGTTGACCATGGCAAGACCACCCTGACCGCTGCGATCACCATGACCCTGGCGATCAAGGGCGAAGCGCAGGCTATGCGCTATGACGAAATCGACAAGGCTCCCGAAGAAAAAGCACGTGGAATCACGATCAACACCGCTCACGTTGAGTATGAGACCGCAAAGCGTCACTATGCTCACGTGGACTGCCCCGGCCACGCTGACTATGTTAAGAACATGATCACCGGTGCTGCCCAGATGGACGGCGCTATCCTGGTGGTTTCTGCTCCCGATGGCCCGATGCCCCAGACCCGTGAGCACATCCTGCTCGCCCGTCAGGTTGGCGTGCCCTACATCGTCGTGTTCATGAACAAGACCGACATGATGGATGACGAAGAGCTGCTGGAGCTGGTTGAAATGGAAATCCGTGAGCTGCTGAGCAGCTACGACTTCCCCGGCGACGAGATCCCGATCATCAAGGGATCCGCTCTGAAGGTTCTTGAGTACCTGCAGGCTGGCGGCACCGACGTTGACAACGCTCCCGAGTGCAAGTGCATCTGGGAACTGATGGACGCCGTCGACAGCTATATCCCCGAACCCGAACGTGCAACCGACCAGCCCTTCCTGATGCCCGTCGAAGACGTGTTCTCCATCTCCGGCCGCGGCACCGTGGCTACCGGCCGTGTTGAGCGTGGTACCGTTAAGGTGTCCGATCCGGTCGAAATCGTCGGCCTGATGGACAAGCCCCGGAACACCGTTGTTACCGGTGTTGAAATGTTCCACAAGCTGCTGGACCAGGCGGAAGCCGGCGACAACATCGGCGCCCTGCTGCGTGGTATCCAGAGGAACGAAGTCGAGCGCGGCCAGGTTCTGGCTAAGCCCGGCAGCATCCATCCCCACACCCACTGCATCGGCCAGGTGTACGTGCTGACCAAGGAAGAAGGCGGCCGTCATACCCCCTTCTTCAACGGCTATCGTCCCCAGTTCTACTTCCGGACGACTGACGTTACCGGCAACATCAAGCTGCCCGACGGCGTGGAAATGGTGATGCCCGGCGATAACATCGACATGGAAATCACCCTGATCACCCCCATCGCTATGGAGCAGGGACTGCGCTTCGCTATCCGTGAAGGCGGCCGTACTGTTGGTTCCGGCGTTGTGGCCAAGGTCATTGAGTAA
- the rpmG gene encoding 50S ribosomal protein L33: protein MANAARTKVCLACTECKQRNYNNMKNKKNTPDRIELQKYCPFCKKHTTHRETK, encoded by the coding sequence ATGGCAAACGCCGCCCGTACAAAGGTTTGCCTGGCTTGCACTGAGTGCAAACAGCGCAACTACAACAACATGAAAAACAAGAAGAACACTCCGGATCGCATTGAGCTCCAGAAGTATTGTCCCTTCTGCAAGAAGCACACAACTCATCGCGAGACCAAGTGA
- the secE gene encoding preprotein translocase subunit SecE: MSETKKAVETAEKAVRKSGESKLSKIISWFAKLPARIAKPFKNMFYELKKVTWPSKEKLITYSIIVLVFMLFMGVVIGLLDMGASALVKMLVV; encoded by the coding sequence GTGTCTGAGACGAAGAAAGCGGTTGAAACCGCCGAGAAAGCCGTCCGGAAATCCGGAGAGAGCAAGCTGAGCAAGATTATCAGCTGGTTCGCCAAGCTTCCCGCACGGATCGCCAAGCCCTTCAAGAACATGTTTTATGAGCTGAAGAAGGTAACCTGGCCCAGCAAAGAAAAGCTGATTACCTATTCCATCATCGTGCTCGTATTCATGCTCTTCATGGGTGTTGTGATCGGTCTGCTGGACATGGGCGCGTCCGCATTGGTTAAGATGCTGGTCGTGTAA
- the nusG gene encoding transcription termination/antitermination factor NusG, with translation MAENKKEPCWYVIHTYSGYENKVKDTLEKSVENNGMQDLILEVRVPMEEVVEIRNGKRVKSTRKVYPGYVLVHMIETSESWYVVRNTRGVTGFVGPDSKPVPLTQEEVDMMLNTEQSSVDFGFAIGEHVRILSGPLENFSGVVEDVDTVRGKLTVKVQMFLGREMPVEVDLDQVEKED, from the coding sequence ATGGCTGAAAACAAGAAGGAGCCTTGCTGGTACGTTATCCACACCTACTCGGGCTACGAGAACAAGGTGAAGGATACGCTGGAAAAGTCCGTGGAAAACAACGGAATGCAGGACCTGATCCTTGAGGTTCGGGTTCCCATGGAGGAAGTTGTTGAAATCCGGAACGGAAAGCGCGTCAAGAGCACCCGTAAGGTTTATCCCGGCTATGTGCTGGTGCACATGATTGAAACCAGCGAAAGCTGGTATGTCGTGCGGAATACCCGCGGCGTTACCGGCTTTGTGGGACCGGATTCCAAGCCTGTTCCGCTGACGCAGGAAGAAGTCGACATGATGCTCAACACTGAGCAGTCCAGTGTGGACTTCGGCTTCGCGATCGGCGAGCATGTCCGGATTCTTTCCGGTCCGCTGGAGAATTTCAGCGGTGTAGTGGAAGACGTCGATACCGTACGCGGCAAGCTGACTGTCAAGGTGCAGATGTTCCTTGGCCGTGAGATGCCCGTTGAGGTTGATCTCGACCAGGTCGAGAAGGAAGACTGA